CCTTCGCCTGGTTTATGCCGGGCAGGGTGACCTCCCTGGATCTTTCCGCCGCGTTGCCGAATGATCCTGAAATAATGGGGGGCGCATATTGCCCTGGTTGGGATAAGAAGTCTCTTTCCTTCTTCGTAGAACCGGATCAGGATGTCTTCGTATTCCTGACCGGTCAATTCTTCACCCTTAAGCCCTTCTCCCCGGCCGGTCGGGACAAGAAAAAAGGCATGGCAGGCGGCCGCACCTAATTCCACGGCCAGATTCATTATGGCCTCTATCTGGTCACAATTCCGCCTGGTAATAGTCGTATTTATCTGGAATGGCAAGCCTACTGATCTGGCCGCCCTTATTCCGGCCAGGACCCCTTCAAAGGCGCCTGGCACCCCCCTTAATCGGTCGTGAGACTCAGCCTCCGGGCCGTCAAGGCTGATGGATATTCGGGGGATACCTATCTTAAGGAGCTTTTTAGCCACCTCCCTGGTCAGGAGCAGTCCGTTAGGGGCCATGACGACCTTAAGCCCCTTTTCTATTCCATAGGCCGCCAAGTCAAATATATCCTCTCGCAAGAGGGGTTCACCGCCGGTGAGGATCAAGGTCGGTCGGCCAACCTCCCTGATCTGATCAATCATAGTTAGGGCTTCGGAAGTGGAGAGTTCCCCTTCATAAGGCTTATCCCTTGCCCCTGCCCGGCAGTGCAGACAGGAAAGATTGCAACGCCTGGTTGTTTCCCAGGCCACCAATCTTAATTTTTGAGTTTCGAGTTTCACCTTTATTCTCGTAAGCGTTCAGCCCCTAAGGCACAAACTCGATGCTCGATCCTCGATCCTCGAGGCTCCATTCAGCATCGAGCATCCAACATCGAGCATCCAACATCGAGCATCCAGCATCCAGCGTCGAAGATCGAGCATCGAAGATCGAGCATCGAGCATCCAGCATCATGTGATGAACGGTTACCTCCGAGAATATTACCTGGTTGACTAAAGACACAGCCACAGTAGCTTTGGCGATAGAGCTTCAATTCTCGGCTCAGGCGGCAACTGATCTTAAAGCCGTCCTTCTTTTTGAAGTCAGCCTGGTAGAACCGGAGACCGAACTGTTCAGCTACTTCTTGGCCCATAGGATTTATCACCTCAGCCCGCTTGTGGGGACTAATGGTCAGAGTAGTGGCCAGCCAATCGCCGCCCTTTTCTTTAGCCAACTTAGCGGCCTCCTCTAACCTGAATCGGTAACACACCTGGCATCTGGCCCCGCCTTCCGGCTCAGCTTCAAGTCCCTTGACTGCTTCAAGCCAGCGCTCCGGATCGTATTTACCCCCCGCCAGCTCAAAACTTACTTGAAGCGCCTGGGTTAGCTTCTCCATCGCCTCCCAGCGAAGATCATATTCTTCTTTAGGATGAATATTAGGGTTATAAAAATAAGCCCCTATCTCAAATTCCTGGCTTAGCTGTCCTATCACATAGGCGGCACACGGCGCACAACAAACATGCAGCAGTAGTTTAGGTCTCACCAAGCACCCTACACTCCATCAGTGAATTAGTCTCTTTCGAGTCGGCATTTCTCAACGATCTTGAGGGCCAGCGACTTAAAATCTTGATAACATGTCTGAACCAATGACAGATGGCTGCCAATGGCTCCATCAGCGGGTTTGAGATCAAACATAGGCTTGCGGGCATCCTGGGCCATCGGCATCAGACTCCGAAAATTACGGAGGCTGGCCAGACAATGCGGATCATTTTCTGCCGGAGATTCCCCTGAATCTTTCCCAAGAACGGCCTCCTGGTACACCACAGGTATTCGCTGCAACCACCGGTCAAAGGCACGAACAGGCCGATCCAGACGAACAGCGTGTTGCAGAATCACATAGCCAACCGGTGACATATCCCCTTTCGGCATAGAAAAATCTTTTGGAGAAGCAAGCTGGTTCACCATTTTATGCCACTGTTCACGCCATGCTCGAATGGTCGGCCCAAGATTACGGAGTCCCTGCAGGGAGAACAGGTCAGCGGCCAAAGGAATTACTAAATAGTCAGCGGCCAGAAGGGCCGAACGATTTATCGCTCCCAGGTTAGGTCCCACATCAACTAAAGCCACAGAAGCTTCGGCCTTGGCAGTTCCATTGGCGATCAACCGGTGGAATGCCGTGGTAGCCCGCAAAGCAGCTTTATCATCATTGTATCCCCGCGGCCAACTATCAGAAAGTTTATCTTCAAATCTACTAAGTCCCAAATCACCTGCTATTAGCCACAAATAATCCGCTATCTGATGCAAATACGGAGATTGTATATCACCCGTGCCGTCCAGTATCGGCTGGACACAAGCCAGAACAGTCTTTTTACTATTATCCTCCCATAGTTCTTCCAGACGGCTTTCTTCAAAAAAGGCCGAGGTCAGATTAGCCTGGGGGTCAAGGTCAACGGCCAGGGCAGCATATTCCAGGCGTGAAAGCATATTGGCCAGATGATAAACCAGCGTGGTTTTGCCTACACCCCCCTTGTTATTGAAAAAGGCGATTGTTTTCATACCTGGCTCCTGATGGTAACCAGAACATAGGTTGGCTCAAAGATAAATTCCGGCACAGGATTGTTATTTTCTGCCAAGGCCTTGCGGGCCAGGCGAATACCT
This is a stretch of genomic DNA from bacterium. It encodes these proteins:
- a CDS encoding radical SAM protein, translating into MKLETQKLRLVAWETTRRCNLSCLHCRAGARDKPYEGELSTSEALTMIDQIREVGRPTLILTGGEPLLREDIFDLAAYGIEKGLKVVMAPNGLLLTREVAKKLLKIGIPRISISLDGPEAESHDRLRGVPGAFEGVLAGIRAARSVGLPFQINTTITRRNCDQIEAIMNLAVELGAAACHAFFLVPTGRGEGLKGEELTGQEYEDILIRFYEEGKRLLIPTRAICAPHYFRIIRQRGGKIQGGHPARHKPGEGHPGGLSAGGWSTLSRGCLAATSFCFISHRGIVSPCGYLEIEGGNIREKTFQEIWEGSTIFNELRNPAAYKGKCGRCQYLAVCGGCRARAYAETGDYLEEEPNCIYQPINNYRNYSGG
- a CDS encoding epoxyqueuosine reductase QueH, with amino-acid sequence MRPKLLLHVCCAPCAAYVIGQLSQEFEIGAYFYNPNIHPKEEYDLRWEAMEKLTQALQVSFELAGGKYDPERWLEAVKGLEAEPEGGARCQVCYRFRLEEAAKLAKEKGGDWLATTLTISPHKRAEVINPMGQEVAEQFGLRFYQADFKKKDGFKISCRLSRELKLYRQSYCGCVFSQPGNILGGNRSSHDAGCSMLDLRCSIFDAGCWMLDVGCSMLDARC
- a CDS encoding AAA family ATPase, with amino-acid sequence MKTIAFFNNKGGVGKTTLVYHLANMLSRLEYAALAVDLDPQANLTSAFFEESRLEELWEDNSKKTVLACVQPILDGTGDIQSPYLHQIADYLWLIAGDLGLSRFEDKLSDSWPRGYNDDKAALRATTAFHRLIANGTAKAEASVALVDVGPNLGAINRSALLAADYLVIPLAADLFSLQGLRNLGPTIRAWREQWHKMVNQLASPKDFSMPKGDMSPVGYVILQHAVRLDRPVRAFDRWLQRIPVVYQEAVLGKDSGESPAENDPHCLASLRNFRSLMPMAQDARKPMFDLKPADGAIGSHLSLVQTCYQDFKSLALKIVEKCRLERD